One window of Klebsiella quasivariicola genomic DNA carries:
- a CDS encoding metal-dependent hydrolase produces MTAEGHLFFSIACAVFAKNAELTPVLAQGDWWHIVPSAVLTCLLPDIDHPKSFLGQRLSWISRPVARAFGHRGFTHSLLAVFGALTLFYLKVPDSWIIPADALQGLVLGYLSHILADMLTPAGVPLLWPCRWRFRLPILAPRKGNQLERALCMALFVYAVWMPQTLADNSAIRWSSGVINSLQITFNRFISHQSGR; encoded by the coding sequence TCTTTTCAATCGCCTGCGCAGTATTTGCCAAAAATGCAGAATTAACGCCGGTGCTGGCGCAGGGCGACTGGTGGCATATTGTGCCCTCTGCGGTCCTGACCTGCCTGCTGCCGGACATCGATCACCCGAAGTCGTTTCTTGGCCAGCGGTTGAGCTGGATCTCCAGACCCGTGGCGCGGGCCTTTGGCCACCGCGGCTTTACCCACAGCCTGCTGGCGGTATTTGGCGCGCTAACGCTGTTCTATCTGAAAGTGCCTGACAGCTGGATTATCCCGGCGGATGCCCTCCAGGGTCTGGTGCTGGGCTACCTCAGCCACATTCTCGCCGATATGCTCACGCCTGCCGGCGTACCGCTACTGTGGCCCTGCCGCTGGCGCTTCCGGTTGCCGATCCTCGCACCGCGCAAAGGTAACCAGCTCGAACGCGCCTTGTGTATGGCGTTGTTCGTCTATGCCGTCTGGATGCCGCAGACGCTGGCGGATAACAGCGCGATACGCTGGTCATCCGGGGTGATCAATTCCCTGCAAATCACCTTCAATCGCTTTATTAGTCACCAGAGTGGGCGATAA